One window from the genome of Oryctolagus cuniculus chromosome 1, mOryCun1.1, whole genome shotgun sequence encodes:
- the CDK9 gene encoding cyclin-dependent kinase 9 — MQRDAPPRAPAPAPRLPAPPIGAAASTGGGGGGGSGGGGGASAAPAPPGLPGTTSPRGPGGGRRAEEAGSAPRGRKWPWKRKWRGRGGAWSAAAGPGAGAAAAAAGGGGGGGGGALEAAMAKQYDSVECPFCDEVTKYEKLAKIGQGTFGEVFKAKHRQTGQKVALKKVLMENEKEGFPITALREIKILQLLKHENVVNLIEICRTKASPYNRCKGSIYLVFDFCEHDLAGLLSNVLVKFTLSEIKRVMQMLLNGLYYIHRNKILHRDMKAANVLITRDGVLKLADFGLARAFSLAKNSQPNRYTNRVVTLWYRPPELLLGERDYGPPIDLWGAGCIMAEMWTRSPIMQGNTEQHQLALISQLCGSITPEVWPNVDKYELFEKLDLVKGQKRKVKDRLKAYVRDPYALDLIDKLLVLDPAQRIDSDDALNHDFFWSDPMPSDLKGMLSTHLTSMFEYLAPPRRKGSQITQQATNQSRNPTTTNQTEFERVF, encoded by the exons ATGCAGCGGGACGCACCGCcccgagccccagccccagcgccccGGCTCCCGGCGCCCCCGATCGGGGCAGCCGCCAGcacgggcggcggcggcggcgggggcagcggcggcggcggcggcgcctctGCAGCTCCGGCTCCCCCTGGCCTCCCGGGAACTACAAGTCCCAGGGGGCctggcggcgggcggcgggcggaaGAGGCGGGGTCGGCGCCGCGAGGCCGGAAGTGGCCGTGGAAGCGGAAGTGGCGCGGCCGCGGAGGGGCCTGGAGCGCGGCTGCAGGGCCCGGGGCGGgagcggcggcggctgcggcggggggcggcggcggcggcggcggcggcgcgctgGAAGCGGCCATGGCAAAGCAGTACGACTCGGTGGAGTGTCCGTTTTGCGATGAAGTGACCAAATACGAGAAGCTGGCTAAGATCGGCCAAGGCACCTTTGG GGAGGTGTTTAAGGCCAAGCACCGCCAGACTGGCCAGAAGGTGGCTCTGAAGAAAGTGCTGATGGAGAACGAGAAGGAGGGG ttcccCATCACGGCCCTGCGGGAGATCAAGATCCTGCAGCTGCTGAAGCACGAGAACGTGGTGAACCTGATCGAGATCTGCCGGACCAAAG cctctcccTATAACCGCTGCAAGGGCAGCATCTACCTGGTGTTCGACTTCTGCGAGCACGACCTCGCGGGGCTGCTCAGCAACGTCTTGGTCAAGTTCACGCTGTCTGAGATCAAGAGGGTGATGCAGATGCTGCTCAACGGGCTCTACTACATCCACAGGAAcaag ATCCTGCACAGGGACATGAAGGCTGCCAACGTGCTCATCACCCGGGACGGGGTCCTCAAGCTGGCCGACTTCGGGCTGGCCCgggccttcagcctggccaagaacAGCCAGCCCAACCGCTACACCAACCGCGTGGTGACGCTCTGGTACCGGCCCCCGGAGCTGCTGCTGG GGGAGCGGGACTACGGCCCCCCCATCGACCTGTGGGGTGCCGGGTGCATCATGGCGGAGATGTGGACCCGCAGCCCCATCATGCAGGGGAACACAGAGCAGCACCAGCTCGCGCTCATCAGCCAGCTCTGCGGCTCCATCACTCCTGAG GTGTGGCCGAACGTGGACAAGTATGAGCTGTTCGAGAAGCTGGACCTGGTGAAGGGCCAGAAGCGGAAGGTCAAGGACAGGCTCAAGGCGTACGTGCGCGACCCCTACGCGCTGGACCTCATCGACAAGCTGCTGGTGCTGGACCCCGCCCAGCGCATCGACAGCGACGACGCCCTCAACCACGACTTCTTCTGGTCCGACCCCATGCCGTCGGACCTCAAGGGCATGCTGTCCACCCACCTGACGTCCATGTTCGAGTACCTGGCGCCCCCGCGCCGGAAGGGCAGCCAGATCACCCAGCAGGCGACCAACCAGAGCCgcaaccccaccaccaccaaccaGACGGAGTTCGAGCGCGTCTTCTGA